One genomic segment of Synchiropus splendidus isolate RoL2022-P1 chromosome 16, RoL_Sspl_1.0, whole genome shotgun sequence includes these proteins:
- the cdc25b gene encoding M-phase inducer phosphatase 2, translated as MQSSFSPASPVGARPHDIRGLSSLPDLSSGAHRRSLFTAEAVLSPVTNLAMDMDNLIGLGSHCNTPNRKRHALLEKVPSFASDVSSDAGLGQDLPSPVDSEVEDSFEKSIQHSSRVFNERMPLRRNSSLPLQLQCFSPPLKGQETHAQRYGRFGQKPSHLTLPSISQQEDKENMAEEGFEFKKPTRPVSRCRGRSFNNDHTKEAFAQRPSSAPALMLSSPTLVQQLVFCDSSPEFLRRSSLTSSLNDDDGFLEVLDDNMENDSMPMGMASLLTAPLVDSTLDDSPVIRCRPRSLFRSPSMPSPASRTAMKRSDCTRDENTPVRVKRRRSLAEVQVSSVDMAAESSQMVCSPLQRSRSSADIEELLDRGDNSGDLIGDFTKPFLLPTVDGKHQDLKYITPETVDAALTGNLDHVAERVIIIDCRYPYEFEGGHLKGALNLHLEEQVHDYFFKQPIKASSPEQRIVIIFHCEFSSERGPRMCRYMREQDRTMNEYPNLHYPELYVLKGGYKEFFQHFQVRCEPQSYRPMLHEDFKEDLRKFRLKSRTWAGERSKRDMYSRLKKL; from the exons ATGCAGTCGAGTTTCAGCCCCGCCAGCCCGGTCGGCGCTAGGCCCCACGACATCCGCGGGCTCTCCTCTCTCCCGGACCTGAGCAGCGGCGCGCATCGCCGGTCTCTGTTCACCGCCGAGGCCGTGCTCTCGCCCGTCACCAACCTCGCCATGGACATGGACAACCTGATAGGACTCGGAAG CCACTGCAACACTCCGAACAGGAAGCGACATGCGCTGCTGGAGAAGGTTCCCTCGTTCGCCTCTGACGTCTCCTCTGATGCTG GCCTCGGCCAAGATCTCCCCAGCCCTGTTGACTCTGAAGTCGAGGACTC TTTTGAGAAATCCATCCAACACTCAAGCAGAGTTTTTAACGA AAGGATGCCACTCAGAAGAAACAGTTCACTGCCG CTTCAGCTCCAGTGCTTCAGTCCGCCACTGAAGGGACAAGAAACGCACGCTCAGCGCTACGGGCGATTCGGACAGAAGCCTTCACACTTGACTCTGCCGTCGATTTCGCAGCAGGAAGATAAAGAAAACATGGCAGAG GAGGGATTTGAATTCAAGAAACCGACCCGACCCGTGTCTCGCTGTCGAGGCCGCTCCTTCAACAACGACCACACAAAGGAGGCGTTCGCCCAGCGCCCGTCCTCGGCACCGGCCCTCATG CTTTCATCTCCCACTCTGGTGCAGCAGCTGGTCTTCTGCGACTCCAGCCCCGAGTTCCTCAGACgctcctctctcacctcctcgCTCAACGACGACGATGGCTTCCTGGAGGTCCTGGATGACAACATGGAG AACGATTCCATGCCGATGGGAATGGCGAGTTTGCTCACGGCGCCGCTGGTGGACAGCACCCTCGACGATTCT ccTGTGATCCGCTGCCGGCCCCGGAGTCTGTTCCGCTCGCCCTCCATGCCCAGCCCGGCGTCCCGCACCGCCATGAAACGCTCCGACTGCACCCGAGACGAAAACACGCCCGTCCGAGTGAAGCGGCGCCGCAGTCTGGCGGAGGTGCAGGTGTCTTCTGTGGACATGGCCGCGGAGTCTTCTCAGATG GTCTGCTCCCCGCTCCAGAGGTCCAGATCATCAGCAGATATCGAGGAGCTGCTGGATCGAGGAGACAATTCTGGCGATCTGATCGGAGACTTCACCAAG cccTTCCTGCTGCCCACTGTGGACGGAAAACACCAGGACCTCAAGTACATCACCCCTGAAACC GTGGACGCTGCCCTGACTGGAAACCTGGACCATGTGGCGGAGCGAGTCATCATCATCGACTGTCGCTACCCGTATGAGTTTGAGGGCGGACACCTCAAG GGAGCCCTGAATCTGCACCTGGAAGAACAGGTCCATGACTACTTCTTCAAGCAGCCCATCAAGGCTTCGTCCCCGGAGCAGCGCATCGTCATCATCTTCCACTGCGAGTTCTCCTCGGAGCGTGGCCCCCGAATGTGCCGCTACATGCGCGAGCAGGACCGCACCATGAACGAGTACCCCAACCTCCACTACCCGGAGCTCTACGTCCTGAAGGGCGGATACAAAGAATTCTTCCAACACTTCCAG GTGCGCTGTGAGCCCCAGTCCTACCGACCCATGCTCCACGAGGACTTCAAAGAAGACCTGAGGAAGTTCCGCCTGAAGAGTCGCACCTGGGCGGGCGAGCGCAGCAAGCGGGACATGTACAGCCGCCTGAAGAAGCTGTGA